gcagcAGTTGTCCCCGCTGGGAGGGCCCAGAGCTGGGTTCAGACGGGGCTCCTGCTCCCGCCCAGGACTGTGAGCCCGCACACACCCTGTGGCTCTCAGGGCCTCCCCAGTCTCCCCGTCTGCACACTGGGGGtgtcctggcttctccttctagGGATGCCATCAGGGGTAGGACCCCTGCATACGTTCCATCCCCGCTCTCTCAGGAGGCTGGTGCACACACTTGGCCGGGCACGGGTgagccaggggctgggcgggggcatGGAACACAGCCCAGAGGGGCCTGGATCTGCTCTGGGATCCAGGCAAATCCGCCATCCCCCTGCCTGTGTCCCATCCCCCATGCAAGGTTGCAGTGCATGGCTTCTGACTTTGGTGACACAGGCTTCCCGGGGCTCCCATTAGGTGGAGGTCCAAAGGCCTTGTCTGCGCCCATGTGCTGGCCAGCCCCCACAGGGGACCCCGGGCATTCCCGAATCCGTCCTCCCAGGGTGGATGGCCCATGGGACTGAGAAGGGGACACAATGTTTGGCTGCCATTTCCCAGCCGATGGAGGAAAGTCTGGGACTTCTCCTGGTTCCCTCTTTCCTGggttcagtgtctgtctctgtctttgcctTTGTCTCTGTGCCTGCGTCTGTCTCTGTTCATGTGTCTCTCCCAGGAGCAGGATCTGTGGGCTCCAGGGCTGAGGGGAGAAACCTCCGAAGTCTCCCTtttccctgtttccctctcctgggcTGGTGCTTGGTTCCTTGCTAAGTAAGGCCTTCTCACCCTGAGCAGAGCTCTGACTCTGGAACCTCTTCCCAGTGGGGACCCTGAGGCTGCAACAAGGAGGGTCCTGCCCTGGGTCCCCAGACCAGGGGTCCAGTGCTCTGCCACATTCTGCAAGCCCACAGGGTCAGCCCCCCGAGCCCCcaggctgtcttctgctcagaagGATCTCGAGGGAGTCCAAAGCATTTTCCCAAGACTGGGAGCACAGTGGGTCAGGGACAGAGATTCAAGGACAACAGGCTCTTCTACAAGCCTGTGGGAGACTGGGGACACCCTGTCTCTATGGCCCCACtgatagaagaggaaggggaggccctCGGTGTTGTAGCCCTGTCCACACTGGGGGGTacctcttcctacttccagtagtccagggtggtgatggacaccaggccccagaccctgtccccacccagtgcCCTGGCAAAGCCCCTGGGCCCCTTGGGGACCCCTTGACCATCAGcctgtcctgtctcccctccccatgctttggAAATCGGTCCTTGCCAGGAGTCCTGATGCCCCCGACCCCATGGCCCAGCTGTCTCcaatgtctttcttctttcccccttgttaCCCACCATTTTCCCAGggtgtctccccctctgacccctagctgggcagagtggggtgtctgtgcatgcgcacacacacacacacacacgcacgctcaAACACATATGCCTCTAGCTGTCTGGGGATGCCCGTGGTCATGTCCCCCCATGGTATGGGGTGGGTAGCTCTCCCCAAGCATCTGAGGAGCTCTCACCCTCAAAGCAAACCTCATGGGAGGGTCAGGAATTGCCTAGGACTGGAGGGAAGCTCTGCTCCTTGGACTCTGTACCCGATTTTTGTCCTGGGCCAGTCGCTGCCTCTCTTGAGCCCAGGTTCCCAACTGTCCCTGAGGGTTGGACATGGAAATGCTTGAACCTGGCCGTTGCTCCAGGGGtaggtggaggtggaggaaaggTGCACCAGGCACACAGACCTCCATTCCGAGAGGGCCAGGTGTGTCCAGGAGACCTGCACACAGCCCCTGTACCGTGACCCAGCCTTGTTGTGGATGCGGACCCACCATGGCACTGTCCCCGACTGGTCCCCCATGTTCCCTCACCACTGCCAATCCTTGGCAGTGGTGAGGGAACTGACTCAGCCTTGTGGTGGATGCGGACCCACCATGGCACTGTCCCTGACTGGTCCCCCATGTTCCCTCACCACTGCCAAGTCCTCTGTGGCCCCAAAGTCTGCTGAGCACCGGAACCGTGCCTATCCTGGGAAGCAAGGCTCAGGGTGCAAGGCCAGGCGGGTTGGACATCTGGGGATGCAAAGGTCATCGAgtaccccccacccagctggccTGGAATTCAGAAtccgtcccagggtcctgctcaatGCGGGCTTGAGCCAGAGGACTTGGAGACGTCAGTGGAGGCCAAATCAGGGCAGGGAGATCAGTGGGccccttccacttctctctccctctgctgggtcTTCCTGGTTGTTCCCTGGGACAGAGGTCCAGCctgtccttggatagagccctgGCTTGAGtcggtgggtgggaaggaggacagggaaggTTAGGGTTTGAGTTAGGGGTTTgcgttagggttagggttagggtcaggtcCAGGGTTAGGCTGAAGGCCCGGGTCAAGATTCAGTTTAGGTTCCAGTttagggtcagggccagggttagggttagggtcagggttaggtttagggactgggtcagggtcagggtcagggttcagGTCACGGCCATGGTTAAGCTGAGGGGCAGGGTCAGTATTCAGTTTAGGTTCCAGTTTAGGGTCAGGGTAAGGGTTAGGGTTatggtcagggttaggtttagggactgggtcagggtcagggtcagggttcagGTCACGGCCAGGGTTAAGCTGAGGGCCAGAGTCAGTATTCACTTTAGGTTCCAGTTTAGGGGCAGGGTCAGTGTTAGGTTTAGGTTCAGGGTCAGGCTTAGGGTTTGGGATTAGGGTTATGGTTAGTGTTAGGGTCGGGGTTAGGTTGGGTTAGACAGGGTTagtgtcagggttagggttaggcttGGGGTTAGGGTTAGTCTTAGAATCAAGGTTAGGTGAAGGgactgggtcagggtcagggtcagggttcgGGTCACGTCCAGGGTTAGGCTGAGGGCCAGGGTCAGGATTCAGTTTAGGTTCCAGTTTAGGGTCCGGGCCAGGGTTAGGGTTatggtcagggttaggtttagggactgggtcagggtcagggtcagggttcagGTCACGGCCAGGGTTAAGCTGAGGGCCAGAGTCAGTATTCACTTTAGGTTCCAGTTTAGGGGCAGGGTCAGTGTTAGGTTTAGGTTCAGGGTCAGGCTTAGGGTTTGTGTTCGGGTTAGGGTAGTGTTAGGGTCTGGGTTAGGGCAGGGTTAgacagggttagggtcagggtcaggcttAGGGTTTGAGGTTAGGGTTGGGtttagtgttagggtcagggttagggtagggttagacAGGTccgggtcagggttagggttagggttcgggTTCGGGTTTGGGTTCAGGTTTAGGATTTGAGGTTAGGGTTTGGTTTCGCGTTGAGTTTCGGTGTTAGGGTTATGGGTTAGGGTTCGGGTTCCGGTTCAGATTCGGCTTAGTATTAGGGTTCTGGTTCGGCTTAAGATTAGGCCCTGAATGGTGGCTCGGGGATGGTCCATCTGTCCTCCCAGTGCTGACCTTCCTTGTCCTTGGCCCTCTGTCATCCTGGATCCTCTCTACATCCTCCTTAAACTATTATGAATGTCCCCAGGAGTAGGGTGGCAGGAGTGGGGTTCAGGAGGGCCTGCCGTGATCCTGTGCCCCAGAcaacactgagaaaggagccccaggACATTGTGTCAGGAGGACGGGGATGAGGATGCCCTCCATCTCCTTGGGCATGAACACTGTTCCATTCCCTGCTGTCTCACCACTGCTGTGCGCAATCCTACTGAAAACACATCCGTGGCCTACCGAGCCAGAGTTTCTGGGGGTGAGTCCCAGGCTGAGCCCTGCTAGGTGACAGGTGCACCTGTGGCCTGGGATGGGTGCCGCTCACTGTTGTctcagacaggggtgcctgtccGCCTTCTCTCCAGGGGCCCTGCATCggacctctgcttcctcacgTTCTCTCCAgggctgctggtccccagaccagacACCTGCCAGTCTGAGGGTGACCAGCACTGCCTCCCagggtttcctttgcctgagtccTTCCCTGGGAGCTCCTGCATCTCCTGACACATAGTGCCTGtatgcctctcctcccccttgaaCTTGCACGTGTctagtctctgtccctgtctctgtccctgtgggacCCAGTGACTTGGAGCATGGATTGGAGCAGACCCATGGGAGACCTTTCTCTGGCCTAGGGTTGTGAGCGATGCTTTTGCCCTCCGCGgtgtgtcttccagctttctgcatttccctggtttctgtgtggTCCACAGGAGGAAACAGCCGTGTCCTGTCTGGGGACCGACTGTGGTGTcccagcaggaacaggggccTTGGCCCCGAGATTGTGCCCAAAATTCCTAAAGGGGTCCCTAGGATGACCTCTCCTCTGTAATCCATTGGGCATCTCAACAACCAAGAAGGGAAATTCTATgtcaaacagagagaagaaacaaaaaccatacctaaccaaaccaaaccaaaccccaaacaagGGCCCTTTGAAAATAGGTGCAGACACAAAGGCACCTATTGAGGGATTCCActtccagaaacctccagaaCACGTGCAGGAACAGCTTAGGGCTtgcgaggggccaggctgggggaacaACGGGCAGGAGGGCTTGGGCTCAGGGTCTTGTTTGGGGAAGGAGATAGCCTGCAACGATGTTGTGTGGCGTGTTGGCGCAGCGTTGGGAATGCTCTTCATGCTCATGACGTgttcaagggaaaacaagaacttttatttaaaataaataatacacggCATAGAGGAGATGGACGGCGACGAGAACGGTGACTCCATACAGGAGAGGAAGGACACAAGGGGAGGGGATGAAACATTCTGGGGGGATGTCGGGGTCAGGGGATGGAACTGACGGCATTTTTCTGGGGAGATCTCCCCGCAGAGTTGTGGGCTCTGGATGCGGGTCTGGGAGTCCCGCAGGAGAAGGTGttggggcaggggttgggctAGGGGCGGGGACAGGGTCAGCAGTAGTGGCCAGTGCAGGatccagagcaggagctgggtcagaggcaggaacaggagcacaggcaaggtcagggaaaggagcaggagcaaATGAGAGGGACTGGGTCTGGGGCGGGAACAGGGGCCTAGGCAGGGCCAGGGGATGGGGCAGTGGtcctggcagggccaggggaagggatggcGGCAGTTGAAGGCGAAgacgcaggggcaggggctgggtctggggcaggaacaggggcgcAGGCAGGGAAAGTTTAGGccttcctggcaggggcaggggcaggggcaggggcagtggcaggagcaggggcaggggcaagacCGGGGttaggacctgggtctggggcaggtgcaggggcagtggccctggcagggtaaggagaaaggacaggggcagaggcaggggcagacgaaggggcaggggcaggggcaggggcaggaactGGGGCAAGTGCATTGGTGATGACTGGCTCAGGAtcaagggcaggggctgggtctggggcgggaacaggggcctaggcagggccaggggaaggggcagtgttcctggcagggccaggggaagggatggcggcagttgaaggggaagacgcagggacagggcctgggtctggggcaggaacaggggcacaGGTAGGGAAAGTGGAGGccttcctggcaggggcaggagcaggggcaggggcaggggcaggggcaagaaCAGGGTTAGGACttgggtctggggcaggtgtaggggcaggtgcaggggcaggacctgggtctggggcaggtgcaggggcaggtgcctgggcagtggccctggcagggaaaggggaagggataggggcaggggaaggggcaggggcaggagctggggtaaGGGCAGGGGTGATGGCCTGGGCGAGGTCAAGGGctggagctgggtctggggcaggaacaggggcccagggaggggtcgGGGAAGGGGTGGGACCAAGGGAGGACCTGGGTCAAGGGCCAGAacaggagcccaggcaggggcaggggaagtgggagtcgctctggcaggggcaggggaagggggagcggcaggagcaggggtgggggcaggagcaggagccagctCTCCCTGGACAGCATCAGCATCTCCGTGGGCAGGCGCCTGGGCACCTGTGGGCTCCCGGACTCCAGACACCATGTGCCCCTCCGGAGTTGCTGAAGTTGGGAGAGGGTCTAGCTCCTTGGctggagaagctgggagaggagagaaggtcacccgcgggcctgcctctccctgtggctttgcagagacagagcccagcCCGGGGCCTCCCAGAGAAGCCGCAGCCACGAAGGAACCCTCCCGGGGACGTCTCCCCGACTGCAGTCTACCCCCTGGGTGCTCCGAGCCAAGTAGTGGCTCCTGGCCCCACACCGGCCTGTGCGGGCTTctccctgtggggcccagcaccgacccctccccacacagccacaggcaccccaccccagccttctcaCCCTTGGACTTGGCCTCCGTGGGCTCCGTGTCCAGGACCACAATCCAGTGGAGTACCGCGGGCAGTGGTCTGGGAGGTAGCGAGGGCCTTCCCAGGACCGGGGACTCCGGGGTCGGGGAGGAGTGCGGGTCTTCCCGCCTCCTTCCTAGTTCATCCGTGGCCTGCCAAGGCAGAGACGGGGAGTGTGCAGGAGGCGCCAGAGCCCTGCCCGGCCGTACCCACCGTGCTCCTGCCCAgtgcccctgcttctcccagatCCCACGCAGACCTGTGCGTGCACAGCCCCGCACCTGGGTCAGTGACCCGTCCCTGCAGGGTCTCAGGATCAACCCTGGGCAGAAGGGTGCAGCCCCAACACTCCGTCCCACGTAGCCAGCCTTAACCTGGGTTGTGGACATGACCTGCCCACCAGGCATCTGACCCCTCATCAGCCTGCTCCTGCTTGGGGTGTCTCCACCCCCCATGagctctctttacacacacacacacacacacacacacacacacacacacatccacacacggGTAGGAGACATAGGCCTACACGGTCGGTCAGAAGGTGTGGGGCTGTCTGACTTGAGCTTCCCGGTGtcaccttttgattctttttgccAAAGGGCCAGAGTCGTCGGGGAAGCCTGACACGACCTGCCCAGTGAGGGGACGTGTTTGGCGGGCgagctctcctctgcctgcatccTCTGGGCTTCGGTAGGCAGCAGCAGAACATGGCGCTTCCTTCAGGATCTGCCcagaaatgagctgggcaggggggttttctctggaatgtgggtgcctggataCGTGGGTTCCAAGTCCGTTGGGCTCTGtcgtcagggaagtgaggtcaccactgcctgggggctccttaccggacttcctgctcccaccagagctccctgagggcgcccctcccccagctgctcaaGGCTCCCCCTCCACCCCGTGCCCTGTCCATCCAGTGACCCCCACacagcctccccacagcccctgggaggcctgggtgcagcAGTTGTCCCCGCTGGGAGGGCCCAGAGCTGGGTTCAGACGGGGCTCCTGCTCCCGCCCAGGACTGTGAGCCCGCACACACCCTGTGGCTCTCAGGGCCTCCCCAGTCTCCCCGTCTGCACACTGGGGGtgtcctggcttctccttctagGGATGCCATCAGGGGTAGGACCCCTGCATACGTTCCATCCCCGCTCTCCTAGGAGGCTGGTGCACACACTTGGCCGGGCACGGGTgagccaggggctgggcgggggcatGGAACACAGCCCAGAGGGGCCTGGATCTGCTCTGGGATCCAGGCAAAGTCACCGtcctcctgcctgtgtcccaTCCCCCGTGGCAAGGTTGCAGTGCATGGCTTCTGACCTTGGTGACATAGGCTTCCCGGGGCTCCCATTAGGTAGAGGTCCAAGGGCCTCGTCTGCGCCCATGTGCTGGCCAGCCCCCACAGGGGACCCCGGGCATTCCCGAATCCGTCCTCCCAGGGTGGATGGCCCATGGGACTGAGAAGGGGACACAATGTTTGGCTGCCATTTCCCAGCCGATGGAGGAAAGTCTGGGACttctcctggttccctctctcctgggttcagtgtctgtttctgtctttgtctttgtctctgtgcctgcgtctctctctgttCGTGTGTGTCTCCCAGGAGCAGGATCTGTGGGCTCCAGGGCTGAGGGGAGAAACCTCTGAAATCTCCcttgtccctgtttccctctcctgggcTGATGCTCGGTTCCTTGCTAAGTAAGGCCTTCTCACCCTGAGCAGAGCTCTGACTCTGGAACCTCTTCCCAGTGGGGACCCTGAGGCTGCAACAAGGAGGGTCCTGACCTGGGTCCCCAGACCAGGGGTCCAGTGCTCTGCCACATTCTGCAAGCCCACAAGGTCAGCCCCCCGAGCCCCCAGGTTGTCTTCTGCTCAGAAGAACCTCGAGGGAGTAGAAAGCATTTTCCCAAGACTGGGAGCACAGTGGGTCAGGGACAGAGATTCAAGGACAACAGGCTCTTCTCCAAGCCTGTGGGAGACTGGGGACACCCTGTCTCTATGGCCCCACtgatagaagaggaaggggaggccctCGGTGTTGTAGCCCTGTCCACACTGGGGGGTacctcttcctacttccagtAGTCCAGGGTGGTATGGACACCAGGCCCcagaccctgtccccacccagtgcCCTGGCAAAGCCCCTGGGCCCCTTGACCATCAGcctgtcctgtctcccctccccatgctttggATCTCGGTCCTTGCCAGGAGTCCTGATGCCCCTGACCCCATGGCCCATCTGTCtccaacctctttcttctttcccccttgttaCCCACCATTTTCCCAGGGTGTCTCCCCTTCTGACCCCTAGCTGGGCAGAGTGgggtgcgtgtgcgtgtgtgtgtgtgcgtgcgcacacacacacacacacacatgcacactcaaaCACATATGCCTCTAGCTTTCTGGGGATGCCCGAGGTCATGTCCCTacatgggatggggtgggtgCTCTCCCCAAGTATCTGAGGATCTCTCACCCTCAAAGCAAACCTCATGGGAGGGTCAGGAATTGCCTAGGACTGGAGGGAAGCTCTGCTCCTTGGACTATGTACCCAATTTTTTCCTGGGCCAGTCGCTGCCTCTCTTGAGCCCAGGTTCCCTACTGTCCCTGAGGATTGGACATGGAAATGCTTGAACCTGGCCGTTGCTCCAGGGGTAGGTGAAGGTGGAGGAAAGGTGCACCAGGCACACAGACCTCCATTCCGAGAGGGCCAGGTGTGCACAAGAGACCTGTGCACAGCACCTGTCCCATGACCCAGCCTTGTGGTGGATGCGTATCCACCATGGTGCTGTCCCCGACTGGTCCCCCATGTTCCCTCACCACTGCCAAGTCCTCTGTGGCCCCAAAGTCTGCTGAGCACCGGAACCGTGCCTATCCTGGGAAGCAAGGCTCAGGGTGCAAGGCCAGGCGGGTTGGACATCTGGGGATGCAAAGGTCATCGAgtaccccccacccagctggccTGGAATTCAGAAtccgtcccagggtcctggtcaaTGCGGGCTTGAGCCAGAGGACTTGGCGACATCAGTGGAGGCCTAGTCAGGGCAGGGTAAGATCAGTCCGCCCCTTCCAgttctcctcccctccttctgcttgtctTCCCGGCTGTGCCCTGGGACAGAGCTCTAGCCTGTCCCTGGATTCAGCCCCGGCTAGAGtcagaggggtgggaaggagggcaggcaggaggggtcACCACCAGGATGCCCAAGTGTGAGGGTGTTGTTACCGTAATGAGGGGCCCTGTGGACACGCATGGATTTCAGCCCTTTTTAGACATGAGCCGTGGCCCCAGGACTCGGCCCCTGCCCCCTCCGTCACCTTCCATGAGGCCCGCATTTCCCCCAGCCCAGTCCTCGTCTGCAGCCAgacctccctccagccccaggaaacCTGCTGCTCCAGGAGGCTTTAAACTCATTACAAGTTGGAGCCGCGCCAGCCCTATGGGGCCTGATTTTAGGTCCTGGAGTCCCACAGTGAGGAGAGGTTATGTggcacaggagcagggagagggcagaatgGACTCTCCCTGGGGGCCATGGCTCCCTGGTCTGCACAGACCCTGTTGTGTGCTGGCCCCTAGGGCACCCATACTCCAGCTCCCAGGCAGGCTCTGGGAGGGAAACCAGAGTGTGGCTTGTGCTAGCTCAGACTGTCACTCTGTCCTATAGCTACAGCCTGTCCTGCCAGTTGGACTCCGTCTCCTAGTTGGTCAGCAACACCCTCGGAGCCAAGAACAGCCCATCATCCAGCTCAGGAGCCAGTGTgtggctgggcaggcaggggagagctCGCCCTGGGCTCAGGGAATCCCTGGCTGGGCTAATGGTGGCTCGGGAGGGCTGGCCTTCCAGCCCCTCTGCTGAGCAGCCCTGTGACTGGAGTCAtttgcctcccctctctgggcctcactctctgcctctgtgcaatGCAGTGATCCCGAATGATCAATCACTCCCGTGGCAGGAACATATGGGATGCTGGTGATTGACCTGTTGTGGGCACAGAGTCTGGATTGCAGAGTGCTGCGGGGGATGGTGCACCGTGTTGCCAGTGAGCACCCCTCCTCCCAAAGCCATTCAGCCCTTCCACGCAGCTGTCAGGCCCTGAGAGACCACACTCCTGACACCAGGTCCCTATGTGTGGCTCTTCCTCAGCAGTGGGACAGGGTGGGACCATGGAACACGGGGTCATCTCCTCActctgagggcaggagagcaaGGAAGACTTCCCCTGGGGTCCCCCAAGGCCATGTAAGAGGGGAGGTGGCTGCCCCCAAGCAGTACATTGAAATTCTGCTTCTGTTAGAACCTGAGAACTGGGGTTTGGTTCTTTCACTTGCTGGGCTGACAAGACACACACGCTCTCCATGACTCCTCCTTGAATGAAGAGCTCTCGCAGGGTCCTGGGCTTCCTGGacttgggaagggggaggggtcaGTCCTCTCTCTGGCTCCTGAAGAAGACCCGTCATCTCAAAGACAGGATTGTTtctagtcatgatcctgggccaGAATGGGAGACAGCCCCTTACAGCTCCTGACTCTGGAGCTGAGGGGGTCTTTCTCAGGTGCAGCAATGCCCACTGAAAGTGGGGGTTTCAGGAAGAACATATGCCTGGACCAGGTCCTGTCCCAGGGTGGTGGCTGCCTTCTCCAGCTCTGGAGAAAGAGGGACATCCTCTGCTTCTCTGGGTATGGGGTCCTTTGACCCATGAGCAGGCACTGGAAGTTTTCCAGTCTGACTCTGGAAGTGCACCAGTGGGTCAATCACTATCCACACATGAACACGGACAACATGCTAAAGAAGTGCCAGAGGTGATCCTGTGCCAATGGCCTGTGGTCGGCAGGGCTGGCAGCTTCAGTGCCCTCCAGCGGACCCCCTTTCCCTGGATGGGAATCCCCCTGGAGTCTCTGTCTTCAGCGTTCTCTTCCTGCTGGTTTCAGGACCAAGGGTGAGACTGGTGTGGCTTAGAAGCCTCCACCCTTGCCTCCCTCCTTTTGCACACATCACTGCTACCCAGGAAGCAGGGGCTGCTGCTCCCACACTGCCCCACACAAGGCTGATTTAAGGCACTCATTCCCTCCATGCCCAGCTGCTCTGGCTCTGTCACATACACAGTGGGCACAGCTTCCTTACTAGGCCAGGAGTCCCAGCAGAGCTCTCCTTTTGCAGGATCAAGgttcatatcctttttttttctttaat
This region of Mustela erminea isolate mMusErm1 chromosome 16, mMusErm1.Pri, whole genome shotgun sequence genomic DNA includes:
- the LOC116574998 gene encoding vegetative cell wall protein gp1-like, translating into MFCCCLPKPRGCRQRRARPPNTSPHWAGRVRLPRRLWPFGKKNQKATDELGRRREDPHSSPTPESPVLGRPSLPPRPLPAVLHWIVVLDTEPTEAKSKASPAKELDPLPTSATPEGHMVSGVREPTDPAPAPASSPSTAAIPSPGPARTTAPSPGPA